Proteins co-encoded in one Papaver somniferum cultivar HN1 chromosome 5, ASM357369v1, whole genome shotgun sequence genomic window:
- the LOC113279991 gene encoding uncharacterized protein LOC113279991 — MADWVSKWLNYVTLKDKVVNVFTIAWCIWRDRCSFIFQDKALNHHSTFRIAMKLVIETEQYLNSDETQPVITSTPPTGLDFAAATSNLPQDCIIIYSDVSFHKNTKFSGIGLIMNDNAGNYLGCKTISGITRDAEEAESLAILEVVLWAREKGKDKVCLISDAKLVLDYLNNNNNQICWFNNSILDDCKSVISSFSFIRFEFLNRSFTNMADTAAKYCRNSRGNGQWFGYTPNFLTAWM, encoded by the coding sequence ATGGCAGATTGGGTCTCAAAGTGGTTAAATTATGTTACATTAAAAGATAAAGTTGTTAATGTGTTCACAATAGCCTGGTGTATCTGGAGGGATAGATGCTCTTTTATATTTCAGGATAAAGCTTTGAATCATCATTCTACTTTCAGAATTGCCATGAAACTAGTGATAGAAACTGAACAATATTTGAATAGTGATGAAACCCAGCCAGTTATAACTTCTACTCCACCAACTGGATTGGATTTTGCAGCTGCAACTAGTAATTTACCCCAGGATTGCATTATTATATACTCTGATGTATCTTTTCATAAGAATACTAAATTTTCGGGTATTGGTCTTATCATGAATGATAATGCAGGTAACTATCTTGGGTGCAAAACCATTTCAGGCATAACCAGAGATGCAGAGGAAGCTGAAAGTTTGGCGATTCTAGAGGTTGTTCTATGGGcaagggagaaaggaaaagatAAAGTTTGTCTCATTAGTGATGCAAAATTAGTTTTAGATTACTTAAACAATAATAACAACCAGATATGTTGGTTTAACAACTCTATTCTTGACGACTGTAAGTCTGTCATAAGTTCTTTTAGTTTTATCAGATTTGAATTTCTAAACAGAAGCTTCACAAATATGGCTGATACTGCGGCCAAATATTGTAGAAATTCTAGAGGCAATGGTCAATGGTTTGGTTATACCCCAAACTTTCTCACTGCGTGGATGTAA